One stretch of Pandoraea oxalativorans DNA includes these proteins:
- a CDS encoding DUF6602 domain-containing protein, which produces MADKNQFQAILRAKVISAIEHAKATAGLTHQGVKGAVLEILVGQLFRPLLPADIGIGTGQIVESYTGRLSGQIDIILYDRSILPPILLDDKIGVFPIESVLYAIEVKTTLTASELASAHESAKDLQMNFGYLPGLRKEGKVVDTHQIEKVRTVICVEDGSLRK; this is translated from the coding sequence ATGGCTGACAAAAACCAGTTCCAAGCGATCCTTCGAGCGAAGGTGATTTCTGCTATCGAACACGCGAAGGCCACCGCTGGCCTCACCCATCAGGGAGTGAAAGGAGCGGTGCTTGAGATATTGGTCGGCCAACTTTTCCGCCCTCTACTGCCTGCAGATATTGGCATTGGAACCGGCCAAATCGTCGAAAGCTACACGGGTCGGCTGTCGGGACAAATTGATATTATCCTTTACGACCGCTCAATATTGCCGCCGATTCTCTTGGATGACAAAATAGGGGTATTTCCAATAGAGTCCGTCCTTTACGCGATTGAAGTGAAAACTACGCTCACCGCGTCCGAGCTAGCGAGCGCGCACGAAAGTGCGAAGGACCTCCAGATGAATTTCGGATACCTTCCTGGCCTTCGCAAAGAGGGGAAGGTTGTTGATACACATCAAATCGAAAAAGTGCGCACAGTGATTTGCGTTGAAGACGGATCTCTCAGGAAATAA
- a CDS encoding ISL3 family transposase, which produces MLDRKLLESLGGWQGYAVERVEWPEGTGRTLSIYLKPTAKVMLCEQCGARCRQVHETTVRRVRDLPLFEYRVVLHVPRRRLLCEQCGGPRLERLTWLGRYQRVTDRLAAACSQLLQSSNVQAVARFFELGWHTVKTLDKARLRASVREPDWSRIEYLAMDEFALHKGHRYATVVVDPISRQVLWIGPGRSRETARAFFEQLPRGVAQRIKAVAIDMTTAYELEIQAHCPRAEIVYDLFHVVAKYGREVIDRVRVDQANQLRQDRPARRVIKSSRWLLLRNRDKLDRQQAVRLDELLQANQPLLTVYVLRDELKRLWFYRRPAWAKQAWHHWCEQAEQSGIAPLNTFAQRLKGYLHGILARCRHRLNTSIVEGINNTIKVIKRRAYGYRDEEYFFLKIRAAFPGNAQ; this is translated from the coding sequence ATGCTGGATCGCAAGCTGCTGGAGTCGCTGGGAGGCTGGCAGGGCTATGCCGTCGAACGCGTGGAGTGGCCCGAGGGCACAGGGCGCACGCTGTCGATCTATTTGAAGCCAACCGCCAAGGTGATGCTGTGCGAGCAGTGCGGCGCACGATGTCGCCAGGTCCATGAGACCACGGTGCGCCGGGTGCGAGATCTGCCGTTATTTGAGTACCGGGTTGTTCTTCATGTTCCACGCCGGCGCTTGTTGTGTGAGCAATGCGGTGGCCCGCGCCTGGAGCGGCTTACTTGGCTGGGTCGCTACCAGCGGGTGACGGATCGGCTTGCGGCGGCCTGCAGCCAATTGCTGCAATCGAGCAACGTGCAGGCGGTGGCGAGGTTCTTCGAGCTGGGTTGGCATACCGTCAAGACGCTGGACAAGGCCCGGCTCCGAGCGTCAGTGCGCGAACCGGATTGGTCCAGGATCGAGTATTTAGCGATGGACGAGTTCGCCCTGCATAAAGGGCATCGGTACGCGACGGTAGTCGTCGATCCGATCAGCAGGCAGGTGCTGTGGATCGGCCCAGGACGCTCACGCGAGACGGCTCGGGCGTTCTTCGAGCAATTGCCGCGTGGGGTCGCCCAACGCATCAAGGCCGTAGCCATCGACATGACTACGGCCTACGAGTTAGAAATCCAGGCCCACTGCCCACGGGCGGAGATCGTCTATGACTTGTTCCATGTCGTGGCCAAGTACGGACGAGAGGTCATTGATCGGGTGCGCGTGGATCAGGCCAACCAACTGCGCCAGGACCGTCCCGCGCGCCGGGTCATCAAATCGAGCCGCTGGCTGTTATTGCGCAACCGCGACAAGCTAGACCGGCAGCAGGCCGTCCGGCTCGACGAATTGCTGCAAGCCAACCAGCCGCTGCTGACGGTCTATGTCCTGAGGGACGAACTCAAGCGGCTCTGGTTCTACCGAAGACCTGCCTGGGCAAAACAAGCCTGGCACCACTGGTGCGAGCAGGCCGAGCAAAGCGGAATAGCCCCCTTGAACACCTTCGCTCAGCGTCTGAAAGGCTATCTGCATGGCATCCTGGCCAGATGCCGACATCGTCTAAACACCAGCATCGTTGAGGGCATTAACAACACTATCAAGGTCATTAAGCGGCGCGCCTACGGCTACCGCGACGAGGAATATTTCTTCCTCAAAATCCGCGCCGCCTTCCCCGGTAATGCTCAATGA
- a CDS encoding IS256 family transposase: protein MPRKPKTPPVELPAIPAELLEQFGNGPMTAEAIHAATLALKKALIERALGGELNHHLGYAPGAAKPASVTNQRNGKGAKTVLTEGGPIRIGVPRDRDGSFEPLLIPKHERRFTGFDDKIVAMYARGMTVREIQGFVLEQYGTEVSPEFISSVTDEVMAEVTAWQARPLEPMYPVVFFDALRVKIREDAVVRNKAIYLALGILPDGTRDILGLWIENTEGAKFWMKVFNDLKTRGVGDILIAVTDGLKGMPEALAAVFPATTLQTCIVHLIRNSLDYASWKDRKGLAAAIKPIYTAPSAEAALAELDAFSQGPWGQKFPPVSAAWRNAWDRVIPFFAFPPAVRRVIYTTNAIENINSQLRKIIKTRGHFPTDDAATKLIWLALRNITADWGRAAQDWKTAMNQFAILYEDRFVRPSV, encoded by the coding sequence ATGCCTCGCAAACCGAAGACCCCGCCGGTAGAGCTACCGGCAATTCCCGCTGAATTGCTTGAACAATTCGGTAACGGCCCGATGACGGCCGAAGCCATCCACGCCGCGACGCTTGCGCTCAAGAAGGCGCTCATAGAACGCGCGCTGGGGGGCGAGCTCAATCACCATCTCGGCTACGCGCCTGGCGCGGCCAAACCGGCCAGCGTGACCAATCAGCGCAATGGCAAAGGCGCCAAGACGGTTCTGACTGAAGGCGGCCCGATTCGCATCGGGGTGCCCCGCGACCGTGATGGCAGCTTCGAACCACTGTTGATCCCCAAACACGAACGACGCTTTACAGGCTTCGACGACAAGATAGTCGCCATGTACGCCCGGGGTATGACCGTGCGCGAGATTCAGGGCTTTGTTCTGGAGCAGTACGGCACCGAGGTCTCGCCCGAGTTCATCAGCTCAGTCACTGACGAAGTGATGGCTGAAGTCACGGCGTGGCAGGCTCGGCCACTTGAGCCGATGTATCCGGTCGTGTTCTTCGACGCGCTGCGCGTGAAGATCCGCGAGGATGCCGTCGTGCGTAACAAGGCCATTTATCTCGCGCTGGGCATTCTGCCCGACGGCACGCGCGACATCCTGGGCCTGTGGATCGAGAACACCGAGGGGGCCAAGTTCTGGATGAAAGTGTTCAACGATCTGAAAACGCGCGGCGTGGGCGACATCCTGATTGCTGTGACTGACGGCCTCAAAGGCATGCCCGAGGCGTTAGCCGCGGTGTTTCCAGCGACGACGTTGCAAACGTGCATCGTCCACCTGATCCGCAACAGTTTGGATTACGCGAGCTGGAAGGATCGTAAGGGGCTGGCCGCCGCAATCAAGCCGATCTATACGGCACCAAGCGCCGAGGCGGCTCTGGCCGAATTGGACGCATTTTCCCAAGGGCCGTGGGGCCAGAAATTCCCGCCGGTCAGTGCCGCGTGGCGCAATGCCTGGGATCGTGTCATTCCGTTCTTCGCGTTCCCGCCCGCTGTGCGCCGGGTGATCTACACAACGAACGCTATTGAGAACATCAACTCGCAGCTTCGCAAGATCATCAAGACCCGAGGCCATTTCCCAACCGATGATGCGGCAACAAAGCTGATCTGGCTGGCGCTGCGTAACATCACCGCAGATTGGGGCCGCGCCGCTCAAGATTGGAAGACAGCTATGAACCAATTCGCTATCCTTTACGAGGATCGTTTCGTCCGGCCATCCGTGTAA
- a CDS encoding AraC family transcriptional regulator yields the protein MTHSLPDLVRRYAEAHAGPNGVAQTPIEGLVVIRATEPSGIDYAISHPLACLVVQGSKRVTVGTQTFDFSAGDSLLITSDIPTVSQITRASAAAPYYSLVLDLNRRTLAELAVEMKLGPPPPGAHVQVEPTDTEVRDAALRLLRLTDRPAALPVLQSQLLREIHYWLLVGKHGPVIRQLSLPDSQAQRLARAIALLRSAFAQPLPVERLASEAGMSVSSFYQHFRAATSLSPLQFQKQLRLIEARQLMTSDGMSASTAAFTVGYESVQQFTREYRRMFGLPPAQDAEATRRAYCCQ from the coding sequence ATGACCCACTCATTGCCTGACCTGGTGCGCCGCTATGCCGAGGCGCATGCCGGCCCGAACGGTGTGGCCCAAACGCCTATCGAGGGCCTGGTCGTCATTCGCGCGACCGAGCCGAGCGGGATCGACTATGCGATCTCTCATCCACTCGCATGCCTGGTAGTGCAAGGCAGCAAACGCGTGACCGTCGGGACACAGACGTTCGACTTCAGTGCGGGCGATTCGCTGCTGATCACGTCCGACATCCCCACGGTCAGTCAGATCACGCGCGCCAGTGCCGCCGCGCCGTACTACTCGCTGGTACTGGATCTGAACCGGCGGACACTGGCCGAACTGGCTGTGGAGATGAAGCTGGGGCCGCCGCCTCCAGGCGCGCATGTACAGGTCGAACCCACGGACACCGAGGTGAGAGACGCGGCACTTCGCCTGCTGCGCTTGACCGACCGTCCTGCCGCGTTACCCGTGCTTCAGTCGCAGCTTCTGCGTGAAATTCACTACTGGTTATTGGTGGGAAAACACGGCCCGGTCATTCGCCAGCTAAGCTTGCCTGACAGTCAGGCTCAGCGATTGGCACGCGCGATTGCGTTGCTTCGCTCGGCGTTCGCTCAGCCTTTGCCGGTTGAGCGCCTGGCGTCGGAAGCCGGGATGAGTGTTTCGTCGTTCTACCAGCACTTTCGGGCCGCGACCTCGCTGTCGCCCCTGCAATTTCAGAAGCAATTGCGTTTGATCGAGGCTCGCCAGCTGATGACGTCAGACGGCATGTCGGCCAGCACCGCGGCGTTTACCGTGGGCTACGAAAGCGTTCAGCAATTCACGCGCGAGTACAGACGGATGTTCGGTCTCCCTCCTGCACAAGACGCCGAGGCGACCCGGCGCGCGTATTGTTGCCAATAG
- a CDS encoding LysR family transcriptional regulator: MSTPSSAPSISQSPRRADSLADSFATSYAGVVAFIAVVAEGNFARAGDRLGIGRSAVSRSVQKLEDQLGTRLFVRTTRNTSLSVEGKRFYEQCHPGVQRIVQAMDDMRELREGPPSGQLRVCSTVDFGRKILAPLLGGFRDANPNISIELVLDDSPTDFTTDGVDVSFRNGRMDDSRVIARKVIPMQMMLCASADYAAKHGLPQNVDEIADHRGVNFRLASGRVSEWEFRIDGRARKVLPNAMLTFNDEDLVLQSVLGGQGIAQLAAYQVGDHLRTGRLVACLPQYAPDDRGHFVCFLSRQHLPARIRVFIDYMTEQIRAMNLHVLPDDLLANQAHAA, encoded by the coding sequence ATGTCGACACCTTCATCAGCGCCCTCGATCTCCCAGAGCCCCAGGCGGGCAGACTCGCTGGCCGACAGTTTCGCGACGAGCTATGCGGGCGTCGTGGCGTTCATCGCCGTGGTGGCCGAAGGCAACTTCGCCAGGGCGGGCGACCGGCTGGGCATTGGCCGCTCGGCGGTCAGCCGCAGCGTGCAGAAGCTCGAAGACCAGCTCGGCACGCGCCTCTTCGTCCGTACGACGCGCAACACGTCGCTCAGCGTCGAAGGCAAGCGCTTCTACGAACAGTGCCATCCGGGCGTACAACGGATCGTTCAGGCGATGGACGACATGCGGGAGCTGCGCGAAGGTCCGCCTTCGGGACAGCTGCGCGTGTGTTCGACCGTAGACTTCGGGCGCAAGATTCTGGCACCGCTGCTGGGTGGATTTCGCGACGCCAATCCGAACATCTCCATCGAACTGGTGCTCGACGACAGCCCGACCGACTTCACCACCGATGGCGTCGACGTGTCGTTTCGCAACGGCCGGATGGACGACAGCCGGGTCATCGCCAGGAAGGTGATCCCGATGCAGATGATGCTGTGTGCGTCTGCCGACTATGCCGCGAAACACGGGCTTCCGCAGAACGTCGATGAGATCGCCGATCACCGGGGGGTGAATTTCCGGCTGGCGTCGGGGCGGGTGTCGGAATGGGAGTTCAGGATCGACGGGCGTGCGCGCAAGGTTTTGCCGAACGCCATGCTGACCTTCAACGACGAAGACCTCGTGCTGCAGTCGGTGCTCGGCGGTCAGGGCATCGCGCAACTGGCAGCCTATCAGGTGGGCGATCACCTGCGCACCGGCCGTCTCGTTGCTTGTCTGCCGCAATATGCGCCTGACGACCGGGGGCACTTCGTGTGCTTTCTGAGTCGCCAGCACTTACCGGCTCGCATTCGCGTGTTCATCGACTACATGACGGAGCAGATCCGCGCCATGAACCTGCATGTCTTGCCTGACGACCTGCTGGCGAATCAAGCGCACGCCGCGTAG
- a CDS encoding RNA polymerase sigma-70 factor, translating into MTAPASDADRNPLLLFERHRPRLYAIAYRMLGAVAEAEDVVQEAWLRWNATEHSTIETPEAWLVTITTRLSIDRLRAAKAEREHYTGVWLPEPMLMSAPATPEQAHELADDVSVAFLYMLERLSPDARAAFLMRDVFDADYEDIAQTLGKTPAAVRQLVRRARQQLRDGTPRDAVPRATLHRLLLAFSDAMQRSDFHGLHALLSDDAELVGDGGGKVNAFRSLVGGKRLAQLFYAGTLRFRDAMRTEVVQINGQWALLRFIDGELESAQSYETDGERLTRILVQRNPDKLERIAAAMRKR; encoded by the coding sequence ATGACAGCTCCTGCCTCCGACGCCGACCGCAACCCGCTGTTGCTGTTCGAACGCCATCGCCCCCGGCTGTACGCGATCGCCTATCGCATGCTGGGTGCCGTGGCCGAGGCCGAAGACGTGGTGCAGGAGGCATGGCTGCGCTGGAACGCTACCGAGCACTCGACCATCGAGACGCCGGAGGCGTGGCTCGTGACCATCACGACGCGCTTGTCCATCGATCGCCTGCGAGCCGCGAAAGCGGAGCGTGAGCATTACACCGGCGTCTGGCTGCCGGAGCCGATGCTGATGTCCGCGCCCGCGACGCCCGAGCAGGCACACGAGTTGGCCGACGACGTGTCGGTGGCGTTCCTGTATATGCTCGAACGCCTCTCGCCCGACGCTCGCGCCGCCTTCCTGATGCGCGACGTCTTCGACGCCGACTATGAGGACATCGCGCAGACACTCGGCAAGACACCGGCGGCGGTGCGCCAACTCGTGCGTCGTGCCCGACAGCAACTGCGCGACGGCACGCCCCGCGACGCGGTGCCACGCGCCACCCTGCATCGTCTGCTACTGGCATTTTCCGACGCCATGCAACGCAGCGATTTCCACGGATTGCACGCGCTGCTGAGCGACGATGCCGAACTCGTAGGCGATGGCGGCGGCAAGGTCAACGCCTTCCGTAGCCTGGTCGGCGGCAAGCGTCTGGCGCAACTTTTCTACGCGGGTACCCTCCGGTTCCGCGACGCGATGCGCACCGAAGTGGTCCAGATCAACGGTCAATGGGCGCTGCTGCGCTTCATCGACGGCGAGCTGGAATCCGCGCAGTCTTACGAGACCGATGGCGAACGTCTCACGCGCATTTTGGTGCAGCGTAATCCCGACAAGCTCGAACGTATCGCCGCAGCCATGCGCAAACGGTGA
- a CDS encoding IS3 family transposase (programmed frameshift) — MKKSRFTDSQILEALKRAEAGLAVPELCRELGISSATFYKWRSKYGGMDASMMSRMKELEAENTRLRKMYIEEKLKAEIASEALPKKVLKPSRRREMAKQVVQQRRVSIRVACAVLGISESCYRYAAKLNTENEEIADWLLRITGCHRNWGFLLCYFYLRNVKGFGWNHKRIYRIYRELELNLRIKPKKRLVRETPQPLSVPEAINEVWSMDFMHDQLVDGRSIRTLNVIDDFNREALGIEVDFSLPSERVIRTLKQHMEWRGKPKVIRCDNGPEYLSAAIVTWTQKQGIRLEYIEPGKPQQNAYIERFNRTARYEWLSQYLWEDLEQVREAAADWMWIYNHERRACH, encoded by the exons ATGAAGAAGTCGAGATTCACGGACAGCCAGATACTGGAGGCGCTCAAGCGCGCGGAGGCTGGGCTGGCGGTGCCGGAGCTGTGCCGAGAACTGGGCATCAGTTCGGCAACGTTTTATAAGTGGCGCTCGAAGTACGGCGGCATGGACGCGTCGATGATGTCGCGCATGAAGGAGCTGGAGGCGGAGAATACCCGGCTTCGCAAGATGTACATCGAGGAGAAGCTCAAGGCTGAGATTGCCTCGGAGGCCCTGC CAAAAAAAGTTCTGAAGCCATCTCGTCGGCGCGAGATGGCAAAGCAAGTTGTGCAACAGCGGCGCGTGTCAATTCGTGTGGCGTGCGCGGTGCTCGGCATCAGCGAGTCGTGCTACCGGTACGCGGCGAAGTTGAACACGGAGAACGAAGAGATTGCCGACTGGCTACTGCGTATTACGGGCTGCCATCGCAACTGGGGTTTTCTGCTGTGCTACTTCTACCTGCGTAATGTGAAGGGATTCGGCTGGAACCACAAGCGCATTTACCGAATTTACCGGGAGCTGGAGCTGAACCTGCGCATCAAGCCGAAAAAGCGGCTGGTGCGCGAAACGCCGCAGCCGCTATCGGTACCGGAGGCCATCAATGAAGTGTGGTCGATGGACTTCATGCATGACCAACTGGTTGACGGGCGCAGTATCCGGACGCTGAACGTGATTGATGATTTCAACCGCGAGGCGCTGGGCATCGAGGTGGATTTCTCGTTGCCATCCGAGCGGGTGATTCGCACGCTGAAGCAGCATATGGAATGGCGAGGCAAGCCGAAGGTCATCCGGTGCGACAACGGCCCGGAATATTTGAGTGCGGCCATCGTGACATGGACGCAGAAGCAAGGCATCCGGCTGGAATACATCGAGCCGGGCAAGCCGCAGCAGAATGCGTATATCGAACGGTTCAACCGGACTGCGCGATACGAATGGCTGTCGCAGTACCTGTGGGAGGACCTGGAGCAGGTTCGCGAAGCGGCGGCCGACTGGATGTGGATTTACAATCACGAGCGCCGGGCCTGTCATTAA
- a CDS encoding IS3 family transposase (programmed frameshift): MKKSRFTDSQILEALKRAEAGLAVPELCRELGISSATFYKWRSKYGGMDASMMSRMKELEAENTRLRKMYIEEKLKAEIASEAPAKKVLKPSRRREMAKQVVQQRRVSIRVACAVLGISESCYRYAAKLNTENEEIADWLLRITGCHRNWGFLLCYFYLRNVKGFGWNHKRIYRIYRELELNLRIKPKKRLVRETPQPLSVPEAINEVWSMDFMHDQLVDGRSIRTLNVIDDFNREALGIEVDFSLPSERVIRTLKQHMEWRGKPKVIRCDNGPEYLSAAIVTWTQKQGIRLEYIEPGKPQQNAYIERFNRTARYEWLSQYLWEDLEQVREAAADWMWIYNHERPNMALGGFTPKQRLAMVA; encoded by the exons ATGAAGAAGTCGAGATTCACGGACAGCCAGATACTGGAGGCGCTCAAGCGCGCGGAGGCTGGGCTGGCGGTGCCGGAGCTGTGCCGAGAACTGGGCATCAGTTCGGCAACGTTTTATAAGTGGCGCTCGAAGTACGGCGGCATGGACGCGTCGATGATGTCGCGCATGAAGGAGCTGGAGGCGGAGAATACCCGGCTTCGCAAGATGTACATCGAGGAGAAGCTCAAGGCTGAGATTGCCTCGGAGGCCC CTGCAAAAAAAGTTCTGAAGCCATCTCGTCGGCGCGAGATGGCAAAGCAAGTTGTGCAACAGCGGCGCGTGTCAATTCGTGTGGCGTGCGCGGTGCTCGGCATCAGCGAGTCGTGCTACCGGTACGCGGCGAAGTTGAACACGGAGAACGAAGAGATTGCCGACTGGCTACTGCGTATTACGGGCTGCCATCGCAACTGGGGTTTTCTGCTGTGCTACTTCTACCTGCGTAATGTGAAGGGATTCGGCTGGAACCACAAGCGCATTTACCGGATTTACCGGGAGCTGGAGCTGAACCTGCGCATCAAGCCGAAAAAGCGGCTGGTGCGCGAAACGCCGCAGCCGCTATCGGTACCGGAGGCCATCAATGAAGTGTGGTCGATGGACTTCATGCATGACCAACTGGTTGACGGGCGCAGTATCCGGACGCTGAACGTGATTGATGATTTCAACCGCGAGGCGCTGGGCATCGAGGTGGATTTCTCGTTGCCATCCGAGCGGGTGATTCGCACGCTGAAGCAGCATATGGAATGGCGAGGCAAGCCGAAGGTCATCCGGTGCGACAACGGCCCGGAATATTTGAGTGCGGCCATCGTGACATGGACGCAGAAGCAAGGCATCCGGCTGGAATACATCGAGCCGGGCAAGCCGCAGCAGAATGCGTATATCGAACGGTTCAACCGGACTGCGCGATACGAATGGCTGTCGCAGTACCTGTGGGAGGACCTGGAGCAGGTTCGCGAAGCGGCGGCCGACTGGATGTGGATTTACAATCACGAGCGCCCGAATATGGCATTGGGCGGTTTTACCCCGAAGCAGCGGCTTGCCATGGTCGCTTAG
- a CDS encoding SDR family NAD(P)-dependent oxidoreductase → MSTISLITGASRGLGRSTALSIARKGGDVILSYLHRKEDADAVVADIEKLGRKAVAIQLDVGDVTSFPPFVERLATVLRSTWQRDSFDHLVNNAGHGDVAPLTEMREEAFDKLVDVHFKGVFFLTQKLLPLLSDGGRIVNLSTGLTRMSAEGWSAYAAVKGAIEVLTVYMAKELGHRNITVNAVAPGAIETDFFGGAVRDTPAFNRLFADMTALRRVGVAEDVGPMIAGLLSEDNRWVTAQRIEVSGGQGI, encoded by the coding sequence ATGAGTACGATTTCCCTTATCACGGGTGCCAGTCGCGGCCTCGGTCGCAGCACCGCACTGTCGATTGCGCGCAAAGGCGGCGACGTCATCCTGTCTTATCTGCATCGCAAAGAAGATGCCGACGCCGTTGTCGCCGATATCGAAAAGCTGGGTCGAAAGGCCGTGGCCATTCAACTCGATGTCGGCGATGTCACGAGTTTCCCGCCCTTCGTAGAGCGACTGGCAACCGTTCTGCGCAGCACCTGGCAGCGCGACAGCTTCGACCATCTCGTCAACAATGCCGGGCATGGCGACGTTGCGCCGCTCACGGAAATGCGCGAGGAAGCCTTCGACAAGCTGGTCGATGTGCACTTCAAAGGCGTGTTCTTCCTCACCCAAAAACTGCTGCCGCTGCTCTCCGATGGCGGGCGTATTGTGAACTTGTCGACAGGTCTGACCCGCATGTCGGCCGAAGGATGGTCGGCTTACGCCGCGGTCAAGGGCGCCATTGAAGTGCTTACCGTCTATATGGCGAAGGAACTGGGCCACCGCAACATCACGGTCAACGCCGTGGCGCCAGGCGCCATCGAGACCGACTTCTTCGGTGGCGCCGTGCGCGACACGCCGGCATTCAACCGGCTCTTCGCTGACATGACGGCTTTGCGGCGCGTGGGCGTGGCGGAAGATGTCGGCCCAATGATCGCTGGCCTGCTGTCGGAGGACAATCGCTGGGTGACTGCGCAGCGCATCGAAGTGTCCGGCGGACAAGGCATCTGA
- a CDS encoding IS3 family transposase (programmed frameshift) → MNKRSSKFSPEVRERAVRLVREQRSEHPSLWAAVESIAPMIGCTPQTLNDWVKRDEIDNGERAGLSASERDRLKALERENKELRKTNEILKLASAFFGPGGARPPYQVLKAFIDQHRDTFGVESICKVLRIAPSGYWRHAAQLRDPSKRCARVKRDDVLCPEIQRVWHANMRVYGADKVWRQMNREQIRVARCTVERLMQRLGLQGAVRGKRVRTTIPDVSAPRPLDRVNRQFKADRPNQLWVSDFTYVSTWQGWLYVAFVIDVFARRIVGWRVSRTMRTDFVLDALEQALYARQPGDDGTLIHHSDRGSQYVSIRYTERLAQAGIEPSVGSRGDSYDNALAETINGLYKTELIHRRAPWKTKESVELATLEWVAWYNHHRLMEPLGYIPPAEAEANYYRQLRNTAEAPALT, encoded by the exons ATGAACAAGAGATCGAGCAAGTTTTCCCCGGAAGTCCGGGAGCGCGCAGTGCGCCTGGTGCGCGAGCAGCGTAGCGAGCATCCGTCGCTGTGGGCGGCGGTCGAGTCGATTGCGCCGATGATCGGCTGCACGCCGCAAACGCTGAACGATTGGGTCAAGCGCGACGAGATCGATAACGGCGAACGTGCCGGCCTGAGCGCGAGCGAGCGTGATCGCCTGAAGGCGCTGGAGCGCGAGAACAAGGAATTGCGCAAGACCAACGAGATTCTCAAACTGGCCAGCGCGTTTTTCG GCCCAGGCGGAGCTCGACCGCCGTATCAAGTCCTGAAAGCCTTCATCGATCAGCATCGCGACACCTTCGGGGTCGAGTCGATCTGCAAGGTTTTGCGGATTGCCCCGTCGGGTTACTGGCGCCATGCTGCCCAGCTTCGCGATCCATCCAAGCGCTGCGCCCGAGTCAAGCGTGACGACGTGCTGTGCCCGGAAATCCAGCGTGTCTGGCACGCCAACATGCGGGTCTACGGCGCAGACAAGGTCTGGAGGCAGATGAACCGGGAGCAAATTCGGGTGGCCCGCTGCACGGTCGAGCGACTGATGCAGCGGCTGGGATTGCAAGGCGCGGTGCGCGGCAAACGGGTTCGCACAACGATTCCCGATGTCTCGGCACCTCGCCCGCTGGACCGGGTCAATCGCCAATTCAAAGCCGACCGGCCGAATCAGCTCTGGGTTTCCGATTTCACCTACGTTTCGACGTGGCAGGGCTGGCTGTACGTGGCGTTCGTCATCGACGTGTTTGCACGACGCATCGTTGGCTGGCGGGTGAGTCGTACCATGCGCACCGACTTCGTACTCGATGCGCTTGAACAAGCGCTGTATGCCCGCCAACCGGGCGACGACGGGACGCTGATCCATCACTCCGACAGGGGATCGCAATATGTTTCCATTCGGTACACCGAGCGACTTGCCCAAGCGGGCATTGAGCCATCGGTCGGCAGCCGCGGCGACAGCTATGACAACGCCCTGGCGGAAACGATCAACGGTCTATACAAAACGGAACTGATTCACCGGCGAGCGCCTTGGAAAACGAAGGAATCCGTCGAGCTCGCCACCCTGGAATGGGTAGCCTGGTACAACCATCATCGGCTGATGGAACCGCTGGGCTATATCCCGCCAGCCGAGGCTGAGGCAAACTACTACAGGCAACTCAGAAATACTGCTGAAGCGCCTGCGTTAACTTAA
- a CDS encoding carboxymuconolactone decarboxylase family protein: MSQRLNAFAQSPELFKKFVEFGMLLKSSAIESSILSLVEIRASQINGCGFCLDMHVKEAKIRGEGELRLHHVAIWRESTLFSARERACLAWTEALTTLSAHGVADEIYERVRGELSEKEISDLSFAIMAINGWNRLNVGFRTVPGSADKAYGLDKANFS, translated from the coding sequence ATGAGCCAACGTCTGAACGCCTTTGCCCAATCCCCGGAACTGTTCAAGAAGTTCGTCGAATTCGGCATGTTGCTCAAGTCGAGCGCCATCGAGTCGTCGATCCTGAGTCTTGTCGAAATCCGTGCCTCGCAAATCAACGGTTGCGGCTTCTGCCTCGACATGCACGTCAAGGAAGCGAAAATCCGTGGCGAGGGCGAACTGCGCCTGCATCACGTCGCGATCTGGCGCGAATCCACTTTGTTCTCGGCACGCGAGCGCGCATGTCTCGCCTGGACCGAAGCGCTCACCACGCTGAGTGCCCACGGTGTGGCCGACGAAATCTATGAGCGCGTGCGCGGCGAACTGTCGGAAAAGGAAATCTCGGACCTCAGTTTCGCCATCATGGCCATCAACGGCTGGAACCGCCTTAACGTGGGCTTCCGCACGGTTCCCGGCTCGGCCGACAAGGCTTACGGGCTGGACAAGGCCAACTTCAGCTGA